Proteins from a single region of Gossypium arboreum isolate Shixiya-1 chromosome 1, ASM2569848v2, whole genome shotgun sequence:
- the LOC108478927 gene encoding uncharacterized protein LOC108478927, protein MEGIDGAEGEEIEAQSQKQKTQAEKQRHNASCRWSRLKKKMMHLERDQEFLKLQANHKRTKMELKYQAKKGIEYHGKLQSLKDDNQILRTDLHTMKVELERTRQISVALMAFYAIDSLRRKIMRDVVKFQELLELVYRMLLDWWDQYRFQQSPFNLPWLILIRK, encoded by the exons ATGGAGGGTATAGATGGTGCTGAAGGAGAGGAGATTGAGGCCCAAAGCCAGAAACAGAAAACTCAAGCTGAGAAGCAGAGACATAATGCGAGCTGTAGATGGTCTCGACTAAAAAAGAAA ATGATGCATTTGGAACGAGACCAAGAGTTCTTAAAATTGCAAGCTAATCacaaaaggaccaaaatggaGCTGAAGTACCAAGCTAAAAAGGGAATCGAGTACCATGGAAAGCTCCAATCTTTGAAAGATGATAACCAAATACTAAGGACAGACCTTCACACCATG aaaGTAGAGTTGGAAAGGACGAGGCAAATCTCCGTTGCATTGATGGCCTTCTAT GCCATAGATAGTTTGCGTCGCAAAATTATGCGGGATGTGGTCAAGTTTCAAGAGCTTCTGGAACTGGTTTATAGAATGTTATTGGATTGGTGGGATCAGTACCGGTTCCAACAATCACCTTTCAACCTTCCATGGTTGATTTTGATCAGAAAATGA